One part of the Malus sylvestris chromosome 2, drMalSylv7.2, whole genome shotgun sequence genome encodes these proteins:
- the LOC126612038 gene encoding protein TRIGALACTOSYLDIACYLGLYCEROL 4, chloroplastic, translating into MANLRTAMDSAFWDLNVSSPQTLEGSAKAVPGDPFPLDGARASRALRIQQLSLLGNGFPLGIIPSYSPTSHKDLGSFSLQSLLLRPATSNWWLGFIGQFRPKKLFSSIKAEFTNDEMEVPAFKDVVKHVFDKSLYSFGLCTQLLLSPSSSIKLSTEGHGEKKGRRNKLMLFHKLPYHDITLEAAWPELFVDHKGNYWDVPESISLDMSSLISESGLRYRVGVHKNSGHPQAVNSIDGEAPTSLMPGVCAKAAFSYEKSQDLWRQKETQKDIMIQKEKGWFWRPSYDVRLKEPHAAVSGIFGGSCTAWFQDGYNPVAVDMRGDEDNCRSNKKRSPFSADFFGSLCYSYQHGKFRELYGDLTRMDARLDICSASALAKRVINGLKGSSANMNSAKDPMSSPRINLIFQQQVYGPIVFRADSRVALDSLPGKHGPHIEDFIYSLSYSLRLLRSGKVVAWYSPKRKEGMIELRLFEF; encoded by the exons ATGGCGAACCTGAGGACGGCAATGGACTCAGCCTTCTGGGACTTGAACGTTTCGTCGCCTCAGACCCTTGAGGGCTCCGCCAAGGCCGTTCCCGGCGACCCATTTCCTCTCGACGGCGCTCGAGCCAGCCGAGCCCTCAGGATTCAGCAACTATCTCTTCTGGGAAATGGGTTCCCTTTGGGTATTATACCTTCCTACTCCCCCACTTCTCACAAGGACTTGGGTTCTTTCTCTCTCCAGTCCCTCTTGCTCAGACCAGCTACCTCTAACTG GTGGCTTGGATTCATTGGGCAGTTTCGCCCAAAGAAACTTTTTTCTTCTATTAAAGCTGAATTTACTAATGATGAGATGGAGGTCCCTGCATTCAAAGATGTGGTGAAGCATGTCTTCGACAAGTCACTTTATTCGTTTGGATTATGCACACAGCTTCTTTTGTCTCCATCATCATCCATAAAGTTGAGCACAGAAGGGCATGGTGAGAAAAAAGGACGCCGCAACAAATTGATGCTCTTTCACAAG CTTCCTTACCATGATATTACACTTGAGGCTGCATGGCCTGAACTATTCGTTGACCATAAAGGAAATTACTGGGATGTGCCTGAGTCAATTTCCTTAGACATGTCATCACTCATTTCTGAATCTGGATTGCGGTACCGTGTTGGTGTACATAAAAATAGTGGTCATCCCCAGGCAGTTAATTCCATAGATGGTGAGGCGCCTACTTCTCTAATGCCTGGAGTGTGCGCAAAGGCTGCCTTTTCTTATGAAAAAAGCCAAGATCTTTGGAGGCAAAAGGAGACACAAAAAGACATCATGATACAGAAAGAAAAGGGTTGGTTTTGGCGGCCATCTTATGATGTGCGTCTTAAAGAACCTCATGCTGCAGTATCTGgaatttttg GTGGAAGCTGCACAGCCTGGTTTCAGGATGGGTACAACCCAGTGGCAGTTGATATGAGGGGAGACGAGGACAATTGTAGGAGCAATAAGAAGAGAAGTCCATTCAGTGCTGATTTTTTTGGATCTCTCTGCTATAGTTACCAGCACGGGAAATTTAGAGAGCTCTACGGTGATCTGACCAGGATGGATGCTCGCCTGGATATTTGTTCAGCTTCAGCTTTGGCTAAAAGGGTTATTAATGGTTTGAAGGGTTCCTCGGCCAATATGAATAGTGCAAAAGATCCGATGTCCTCCCCTAGGATCAATCTAATCTTTCAGCAGCAG GTGTATGGGCCGATCGTCTTTAGAGCGGATTCCAGAGTTGCGCTCGACTCTCTGCCCGGGAAACATGGCCCACATATTGAGGATTTCATATACAGCTTGAGCTACTCCTTGAGACTTTTACGATCAGGGAAGGTCGTCGCTTGGTATtccccaaaaagaaaagaagggatGATTGAGTTGCGCTTGTTTGAGTTTTAA